A segment of the candidate division WOR-3 bacterium genome:
CGACACCATGGTGAAGGATACTGACTGCGCTATAATATTGTGCCTGGCCGGTTCGATTTTCAGCGCCGGTTTGAAAAAAATCGTACTGGATCTCATGGATTGCAACATGGTTGACGCTATAGTTTCAACCGGAGCCATAATCGTAGATCAGGATTTTTTCGAAGCGCTGGGTTTCAAGCATTACAAAGGCATCCCGAGCGCAGATGACGACGATCTCATGAATAACGCGATAGACAGAATATATGACACTTTTATAGACGAGGACGAACTTAGAATATGCGACGACACGGTCCGGCTGATAGCTGACGAAGCCGAGCCGAAGCCATATTCTTCGAGAGAGTTCATAATGCTCATGGGCAGGTATTTAAAGGAAAAGAATCTGGGAAAAGAATCCGTTGTCGGAAAAGCCTTCGAAAAAGGAATACCCGTCTTCGTTCCGGCTTTTTCCGACTGCTCGGCCGGTTTCGGACTCGTCCAACATCAGAGTAAAAGAGGCGGCTCGCCAAAAGTCACGATAGATTCAGTCAGGGATTTTCTTGAATTGACTAAGATTAAAATATGGTCCGGGGAGACGGGACTCTTTATGGTTGGCGGAGGCGTGCCGAAAAATTTCGCTCAGGACATAACCGTATCCGCTGAGATATTGGGCGAACAGGTCAACATGCACAAATACGCGGTTCAGATAACAGTTGCCGACGAAAGAGACGGCGGGCTCTCAGGTTCAACTTTAAAAGAAGCTCATTCATGGGGTAAAGTAGACCAGGGAGCTGAACAGATGGTGTTTTCGGAAGCCACAATAGCTTTGCCTCTCATTGCGAGCTATGTGTATCACCGTAAAAACTGGCAGGCAAGGAAACCGAAAAATTTTAACAAGGTTTTGGATGAAAATGAATAAAGAAGCGATGGTTCCCAAGGGTGTATTTCTGACGAACGGTGTCGGAGTTCACAAAGACATGCTCGCGTCTTTTGAGCTTGCTCTCAGAGACGCGGGAATTGAAAAATGCAATCTTGTCTATGTGTCGAGCATCCTGCCTCCGAAATGCAGGATCATATCGCGTAACAAAGGCCTCGAAAAACTTAAGGCCGGCCAACTGACTTATTGCGTGATGGCAAAAAACCAGACAAACGAACCGAACAGACTGTTATCTGCGGCAGTCGGAATGGCCATGACCAAAGGTTATGAACAGTACGGATATCTGTCGGAACACCATGCTTTCGGTCAGACCGAGAAAGCCGCCGGCGAATACGCTGAGGACCTTGCCGCTTCGATGCTCGCGACAACTCTGGGAATTCAGTTCGACCCAAATCTCGCCTGGGACGAAAGAAAGCAGGTGTACAAGGCCAGCGGCAATGTTTTTGTGACACGCCCCATAGCTCAGTCTGCAAGAGGCAATAAAGACGGTTTATGGACGACGGTCCTCGCCGCCGCCGTTTTTCTCCTCGATTAGAGGTGAAGTATTTTATATAAAAATTTCGGTGGATTGGAACCGGAATATTCAAAAAGGCAAAACTCCGGCATTGTAGTCATTCCGGTACCTTTTGACTTGACGAGTTCCTGGTTAAAGGGAGCCGATAAAGGACCTGCGGCTATTATCGAAGCTTCCTCAAACATGGAACTCTTCGACGCAGAAACCGGCAAAGAGGTCTACAAAAAAGGAATCTTCACCGAAACTCCCGTGATTACCGACAGCACTAAACGCATGGTCGAACAAGTGAAGAAAAAAATTCAGGAACATATTGCGGAGAATCGGTTTCCCGTTACCGTAGGCGGTGAACACTCCGTTTCGATCGGAGCTTTTCTGGCTTTCGCACGGCAATTTGACCGTGTAAGCTTACTGCATCTCGATGCGCATTCGGACAGGCGCGACGAATACGAAAACGATAAATACAATCACGCGTGCGTGGTAGCAAG
Coding sequences within it:
- a CDS encoding deoxyhypusine synthase; amino-acid sequence: MEKKEYLKEMICHIDIKSFDSKDLIDQFGNMAFQARNLSRASVIFDTMVKDTDCAIILCLAGSIFSAGLKKIVLDLMDCNMVDAIVSTGAIIVDQDFFEALGFKHYKGIPSADDDDLMNNAIDRIYDTFIDEDELRICDDTVRLIADEAEPKPYSSREFIMLMGRYLKEKNLGKESVVGKAFEKGIPVFVPAFSDCSAGFGLVQHQSKRGGSPKVTIDSVRDFLELTKIKIWSGETGLFMVGGGVPKNFAQDITVSAEILGEQVNMHKYAVQITVADERDGGLSGSTLKEAHSWGKVDQGAEQMVFSEATIALPLIASYVYHRKNWQARKPKNFNKVLDENE
- a CDS encoding arginine decarboxylase, pyruvoyl-dependent; the encoded protein is MVPKGVFLTNGVGVHKDMLASFELALRDAGIEKCNLVYVSSILPPKCRIISRNKGLEKLKAGQLTYCVMAKNQTNEPNRLLSAAVGMAMTKGYEQYGYLSEHHAFGQTEKAAGEYAEDLAASMLATTLGIQFDPNLAWDERKQVYKASGNVFVTRPIAQSARGNKDGLWTTVLAAAVFLLD
- the speB gene encoding agmatinase; translation: MLYKNFGGLEPEYSKRQNSGIVVIPVPFDLTSSWLKGADKGPAAIIEASSNMELFDAETGKEVYKKGIFTETPVITDSTKRMVEQVKKKIQEHIAENRFPVTVGGEHSVSIGAFLAFARQFDRVSLLHLDAHSDRRDEYENDKYNHACVVARAEEAGLNVVSVGIRSLDVTEKRILSDERVFTAENIRKDCDWIRKAVSKLGNDVYVTIDLDVFDPSILPSTGTPEPGGLGWYDVLDLLKETALRRNVIGFDVVELKPDSNRHSEFTAAKLIYKFLGYVFDKRL